One stretch of Legionella birminghamensis DNA includes these proteins:
- a CDS encoding Rap1a/Tai family immunity protein has protein sequence MKYFKIKLPLFAIFLMIPLYTYSSDSFILWKKCEGYINSTELIKSNGNVTSLEDPKIRLSLDGNFCVGYIHGFLDAQSSMQAKKYCPPYPMDTYQIAKVYSKYIQEHPEKLHQNSKITLLEALITYFPCRN, from the coding sequence TTGAAATATTTCAAAATTAAGTTACCCCTTTTTGCAATTTTTTTGATGATACCTTTATATACATATTCATCGGACTCATTTATTCTTTGGAAAAAATGTGAAGGGTATATTAACTCTACAGAATTAATAAAAAGCAACGGCAATGTAACCAGTCTAGAAGATCCAAAAATTAGACTGTCTTTAGATGGTAATTTTTGTGTGGGGTATATACATGGGTTTCTTGACGCTCAATCATCTATGCAAGCAAAAAAATATTGTCCTCCTTATCCAATGGATACTTATCAAATTGCTAAAGTTTATTCTAAATATATACAGGAACACCCTGAAAAACTTCATCAAAATTCAAAAATCACATTGTTGGAAGCTTTAATTACATACTTTCCTTGTAGAAACTAA
- the cphA gene encoding cyanophycin synthetase encodes MEILNLQILRGPNYWSNTHTRLMVIKLDLLHYETHQSNSIQGFTQALERLLPSLATHPCTDNGAGGFLKRLQEGAPLSYVIEHLAQELQCLVGMKCSFGRTRALGKKGIYQIVFSYEIEQAGYYAAKTAISIVECLALGKPYLSLEKDLQHLKEIIAAEQPGPSTLSILKEAEKRNIPYYHLNEESLIRLGQGANQRLLSATITSQTSSIGVDNACDKERTKEILASQLIPVPQGCIVRNQQALDKAIDRIGFPCVIKPIDGNHGRGITTNINSLEKAYEAFDSAKKLSSSVIVEKYITGQDFRFLVINYKLIAVAKRVPAMIVGTGNHTVEELIAKVNQDPHRGEHHENYLTTIKIDQHTLSLLTEQGFSLNCIVPSGQILYLKQTANISTGGTSIDVTAQIHPYNVFLAERIARLMHLDICGIDVIAEDIRLPLNETKGAVLEVNAAPGLRMHLCPDKGIARNVAAPIIDMLYPNNQPSRIPIIAATGLKFNRALIRLISALACEYGYSAGSTSAEGTYIGRHKIPHKQDSAFRQINMVLRDPIVDFGVFECSAEDILEHGLAFDHCNIGIVMNVNEVAPETSDPLYSKDLVHVKEVILRSVTQQGYCILNADVDLVYGMRTVANCNLALFSLRANNPRIIEHCQKNGLAAFVDHQHLLVCKGEKIYCRIALAGLSAMMEIQSSMVQNLLAAILACACCGLDLDYIGEKVAKILEVMQKRSSTLEVA; translated from the coding sequence ATGGAAATTCTGAACTTACAAATTTTGCGCGGCCCTAATTATTGGTCAAATACGCACACTCGGCTGATGGTGATCAAGCTGGACTTGCTCCACTATGAAACTCATCAGAGTAATTCGATTCAGGGATTTACTCAGGCATTGGAAAGGCTGCTTCCCTCTCTCGCCACACACCCTTGTACCGATAATGGCGCAGGGGGATTTCTGAAACGGCTCCAGGAGGGAGCCCCTTTAAGTTATGTCATTGAGCATCTTGCCCAGGAATTGCAATGTCTGGTTGGGATGAAATGTAGTTTCGGCAGAACTCGCGCCTTAGGAAAAAAAGGCATCTATCAAATTGTTTTTAGTTATGAGATTGAACAAGCGGGTTACTATGCGGCGAAAACTGCAATATCAATTGTTGAATGCCTAGCCTTGGGAAAACCATATCTTTCTTTGGAAAAAGACTTACAACACCTGAAAGAAATTATAGCTGCTGAGCAACCAGGACCAAGCACCCTGTCAATCCTGAAAGAAGCCGAGAAAAGAAATATTCCTTATTACCATCTTAATGAGGAATCGCTTATCAGACTGGGGCAAGGCGCTAACCAAAGGCTTCTTTCTGCGACAATTACCTCACAAACCAGTAGTATTGGCGTAGACAATGCCTGTGATAAGGAAAGAACCAAAGAGATTCTCGCCTCACAATTGATTCCAGTGCCTCAAGGATGCATTGTCAGAAACCAGCAGGCATTGGATAAAGCGATTGACAGAATTGGTTTTCCCTGTGTCATTAAACCAATCGATGGCAACCATGGCCGCGGCATAACCACTAATATCAACAGCCTGGAAAAAGCGTACGAGGCCTTTGATTCCGCGAAAAAATTGTCAAGCTCAGTCATAGTCGAAAAATATATTACAGGGCAGGACTTCCGGTTTCTGGTCATTAATTATAAGTTAATAGCGGTTGCCAAGCGCGTCCCGGCAATGATTGTGGGAACTGGCAATCATACGGTAGAGGAACTTATTGCCAAGGTAAATCAAGATCCTCATCGCGGTGAACACCACGAAAACTACCTTACTACTATTAAAATTGATCAGCATACGCTATCTCTTCTGACTGAGCAGGGATTTTCCCTGAACTGCATTGTTCCTTCAGGGCAAATACTGTATTTAAAACAGACTGCAAATATCAGCACTGGCGGCACTTCGATTGACGTGACAGCCCAGATCCACCCCTATAATGTTTTTCTGGCAGAGCGGATTGCCCGCCTCATGCATCTCGATATTTGTGGAATTGATGTCATTGCTGAGGATATTCGTTTACCGCTTAATGAAACCAAGGGCGCTGTACTCGAGGTGAATGCCGCCCCCGGGCTGCGCATGCATCTTTGTCCGGATAAAGGCATCGCCAGAAATGTGGCTGCCCCTATTATTGATATGCTCTATCCCAATAATCAACCATCTCGCATTCCGATAATTGCCGCGACGGGTTTGAAATTCAACCGAGCTCTAATCAGGCTGATATCTGCGCTCGCTTGCGAATACGGTTATTCAGCAGGTTCAACCTCTGCAGAAGGCACTTATATTGGGCGGCACAAAATCCCACATAAACAGGATAGTGCATTTAGGCAGATTAATATGGTGTTAAGAGATCCCATTGTCGATTTTGGCGTCTTTGAGTGTAGTGCGGAAGATATCCTTGAGCATGGATTAGCTTTTGATCACTGCAATATCGGCATTGTAATGAATGTTAACGAGGTGGCTCCTGAAACAAGTGATCCCCTTTATTCAAAGGATTTAGTGCATGTCAAGGAAGTGATACTCCGCAGTGTGACGCAGCAAGGGTACTGTATATTAAATGCCGATGTGGATCTGGTATATGGCATGCGTACGGTGGCCAATTGCAATCTGGCATTATTCAGCCTGCGTGCCAATAACCCCAGAATCATCGAACATTGCCAAAAAAATGGCCTGGCAGCTTTTGTTGATCATCAGCATTTACTAGTCTGCAAGGGAGAAAAAATATATTGCCGTATAGCGTTGGCCGGGTTGTCAGCTATGATGGAGATACAGTCCAGCATGGTGCAGAACCTGCTGGCCGCAATTCTTGCTTGTGCATGCTGTGGATTGGATTTGGATTATATTGGCGAGAAGGTCGCTAAAATACTGGAAGTAATGCAGAAGCGTTCTTCAACACTGGAAGTCGCATGA
- a CDS encoding DUF4286 family protein: MIKYEICVEVHPDIFEQYMKWLDGHAGKLLGIEGFLRAEVLTLIQSGPAQWKRIKVDYYLKNYLAYQSYLEHHAVLMRSEVPDDFKGFYSIERNVYEISEIIRK, from the coding sequence ATGATTAAATATGAAATCTGTGTTGAAGTTCATCCTGATATTTTTGAGCAATACATGAAATGGCTGGATGGCCATGCAGGCAAATTGCTGGGCATTGAAGGCTTTCTGAGGGCGGAGGTGCTGACTTTAATACAAAGCGGACCGGCTCAATGGAAAAGGATTAAAGTCGATTACTACCTGAAGAACTATTTAGCTTATCAGTCCTATCTAGAGCATCACGCAGTGCTTATGCGAAGCGAAGTGCCTGATGATTTTAAGGGATTTTACAGTATTGAGCGGAATGTTTATGAGATAAGTGAGATAATCAGGAAGTAG
- a CDS encoding DUF3775 domain-containing protein: MLNINPKKIRAILEEIERFQEKEDQYPKLTTEKDTPSFLSDPWYQSTLGTINSLSPSQQATLVALMYLGHGDFEKNEWSDALNIAQEQQTKHIAQYLLSVPNVVSYIENGLNILGFIER; the protein is encoded by the coding sequence ATGCTAAACATAAACCCTAAAAAAATCAGAGCCATTCTTGAAGAAATCGAACGCTTCCAAGAAAAAGAAGACCAATATCCGAAGTTGACTACTGAAAAGGATACACCTTCTTTCCTCTCGGATCCTTGGTATCAAAGCACTCTTGGCACAATAAATAGTTTATCCCCTTCCCAACAGGCAACTTTAGTCGCATTAATGTATTTAGGGCATGGGGATTTTGAGAAAAATGAATGGAGCGATGCTCTTAACATAGCTCAAGAACAGCAAACAAAGCATATTGCACAATACTTACTCTCCGTTCCAAATGTAGTTAGTTACATTGAAAATGGCTTAAATATTTTGGGATTCATAGAGCGTTAA
- a CDS encoding cold-shock protein, producing MTERLTGKVKWFDPKKGFGFIQAEGQDYFVHFRNIQATGFRTLSEGAEVSFSPCKEAKGLKACEVEIINSTPI from the coding sequence ATGACTGAACGATTAACAGGTAAAGTAAAATGGTTTGATCCAAAAAAAGGCTTTGGATTTATCCAGGCTGAAGGACAGGATTATTTTGTTCATTTTCGCAATATTCAGGCAACTGGATTCAGAACACTTTCAGAAGGTGCGGAAGTGAGTTTTTCTCCCTGTAAAGAAGCGAAAGGATTGAAAGCCTGTGAAGTTGAAATAATAAACAGTACACCTATTTAA
- a CDS encoding sensor histidine kinase — protein MNSETLESLPNVHQLMHCLHQLTTQNADKENLYDLLKENLRMIIHVFRLSYAQIYLENTDTSPVIIEQGTRINANSALIFQQCQTAEKLSNCFYIIDSSTRHAEVKHFLMIPVSTSTKTAAGNLLIDWPHPDKPGEITIYGLELIASHIGNVLQQCEIKCLSSLYKTTSTEENYARKLFMAVLSHDLRSPLTAILTWAQLLKTTSFSSDKLLTGLNLIEESALRQNKIIDYLIHISEVLLNKTPMEFEFTDVNSILNKSLQSLNPLAKNKNIVTNKSLHPHPLIIRADSFRIKQVFSNLLANAIKFSMEEGKLLIKTHHLVLNKKSYAQIIFEDEGIGMKKEQLAKILSLFNEKDSIKAKEGMGIGLALSAYLVKLHSGFMEAHSKGENKGAIFQVMLPLV, from the coding sequence ATGAACAGCGAAACCCTTGAATCGTTACCCAATGTGCATCAACTGATGCACTGTCTGCATCAGTTGACTACTCAGAATGCCGATAAGGAAAATCTGTATGATTTACTGAAAGAAAATCTTCGCATGATCATCCATGTGTTCAGGCTGTCATATGCCCAGATTTATTTGGAAAATACAGATACTTCTCCGGTTATCATTGAACAGGGAACCAGAATTAACGCCAATTCCGCCCTCATTTTTCAACAATGCCAAACAGCTGAGAAATTAAGCAACTGCTTTTATATTATTGACTCAAGCACCCGGCATGCCGAGGTCAAACACTTTCTTATGATTCCTGTTTCTACCTCCACCAAAACTGCAGCAGGCAACCTCCTCATCGATTGGCCCCATCCTGATAAACCCGGCGAAATAACAATTTACGGCCTGGAATTGATTGCCTCACATATTGGTAATGTATTGCAGCAATGCGAAATTAAATGCCTCTCAAGCCTTTATAAAACCACTTCAACGGAGGAGAACTATGCCAGGAAATTATTTATGGCAGTTCTTTCCCATGATCTTCGCTCACCGCTTACTGCAATTTTAACTTGGGCGCAATTATTAAAAACCACATCATTCTCTTCCGATAAATTATTGACCGGCCTTAATCTCATTGAGGAAAGTGCACTGCGGCAGAATAAAATTATTGATTATTTGATTCATATTTCTGAAGTGCTATTAAATAAAACACCGATGGAGTTTGAATTTACCGATGTGAACTCCATTCTAAATAAGTCACTACAGTCACTGAACCCCCTTGCAAAAAACAAAAATATAGTGACGAACAAATCCCTGCACCCTCACCCGCTCATCATTCGGGCAGACTCTTTTCGAATTAAGCAGGTCTTTAGCAATCTACTTGCCAATGCGATTAAATTCAGCATGGAAGAGGGAAAACTGTTGATTAAAACCCATCATCTGGTTTTAAATAAAAAAAGCTATGCACAAATTATTTTTGAAGATGAAGGCATTGGGATGAAGAAGGAACAGCTTGCCAAAATTCTTTCACTATTCAATGAAAAAGACAGTATCAAAGCGAAAGAAGGTATGGGAATTGGCCTTGCACTTTCCGCTTATCTGGTCAAATTGCATAGCGGATTTATGGAAGCCCATAGCAAAGGTGAAAATAAAGGCGCAATTTTTCAGGTTATGCTTCCCCTGGTTTAA
- a CDS encoding polyprenyl synthetase family protein, which yields MTVNRLRALVSEDFEAVNALIIDKIQSQVGLIEDLSHYIVQSGGKRLRPLLLLLASRACGYEGRDHIPLAAMIEYFHTATLLHDDVVDESTLRRGRETANEIWGSKASILVGDYLFTQSVQLMVNVHNWSVLHLLADTSHQISCGEVKQLVNKHNSSLTVKDYYDVIQAKTALLFAAAASIGAILSNAGEPLEKALYAYGLHLGNAFQLIDDALDYCADSKTIGKNIGDDLADGKATMPLLHALEHSSPKQQQIIRESLQTGNRDQLETILEIIEETQSIAYTKECATMEVNHALSALDILPASIYKSAMVELAEFAISRNH from the coding sequence ATGACGGTTAATCGTTTGAGGGCATTAGTCAGCGAAGACTTTGAAGCCGTTAATGCATTAATTATTGATAAAATCCAGTCTCAAGTAGGATTAATTGAAGACTTGTCACATTATATAGTGCAAAGTGGCGGCAAGCGCCTGCGTCCCCTCTTATTACTATTAGCCAGTCGTGCCTGCGGATACGAAGGCCGGGATCATATACCTCTGGCTGCGATGATTGAGTATTTCCACACCGCTACCTTACTCCATGACGATGTAGTCGATGAATCCACATTAAGACGCGGCAGAGAAACGGCCAATGAAATCTGGGGCAGCAAGGCCAGTATTCTGGTCGGTGATTATTTGTTTACCCAATCGGTTCAATTAATGGTGAATGTACACAACTGGTCTGTACTGCATTTGTTAGCGGATACATCGCATCAAATCAGCTGCGGGGAAGTCAAACAGTTGGTTAACAAGCACAATTCATCGCTGACGGTAAAGGATTACTATGATGTCATCCAGGCTAAAACAGCCCTGCTATTCGCTGCAGCCGCATCGATTGGTGCAATTCTTAGCAATGCCGGGGAGCCCCTGGAAAAAGCTTTATATGCCTATGGCCTGCATTTAGGCAATGCCTTCCAGTTGATCGACGATGCATTAGATTACTGTGCAGACAGTAAAACAATCGGCAAAAACATTGGCGATGATCTTGCCGACGGAAAGGCAACCATGCCATTATTACATGCACTGGAACATTCCAGTCCGAAGCAGCAGCAAATCATTCGGGAAAGCCTGCAAACAGGTAACCGCGACCAACTGGAGACTATTTTAGAAATAATCGAAGAAACCCAATCCATTGCCTACACCAAAGAATGTGCGACAATGGAAGTAAATCATGCCCTTTCTGCCCTCGATATTTTACCCGCATCCATATACAAGTCAGCAATGGTCGAATTGGCAGAATTTGCAATAAGCCGTAACCACTAA
- a CDS encoding DUF1016 N-terminal domain-containing protein, whose protein sequence is MPKNLSNASSLQLNLSYQNLLTDIKERLKKAQIRAAITVNHELIKFYWEVGNLIIQEQKNARWGVNIIE, encoded by the coding sequence ATGCCAAAGAATTTAAGTAATGCCTCTTCGCTTCAGCTCAATTTATCTTACCAAAATCTATTAACCGATATAAAGGAAAGACTTAAAAAGGCGCAAATACGTGCAGCTATAACAGTCAACCATGAATTAATCAAATTTTACTGGGAAGTTGGTAACTTAATCATTCAAGAACAAAAGAATGCACGGTGGGGGGTGAATATCATAGAATGA
- a CDS encoding response regulator transcription factor, which translates to MHNSNFCVYLVEDDLSISRALMALFESVQIEVICYNDPHFFLEAFKRGEVRNGCIILDVRLPNIGGLELQESLTQNNNLLPVIFITAHGDIEMAVRAMKIGAFDFIPKPFNNQQLLAAVQKSFAAIPLCNNVTQFKDNMMKLTPREKEVLGYVINGKMNKEIGYTLNIALSTVEIHRANIMRKLGMKNLAELINYYLLTRQVSNNNLVGSCN; encoded by the coding sequence ATGCATAATTCAAATTTCTGTGTTTATCTGGTGGAAGATGATCTTTCAATCAGCCGGGCGCTAATGGCATTGTTTGAGTCAGTTCAGATCGAGGTGATTTGCTATAACGATCCCCATTTCTTTCTGGAGGCATTTAAACGCGGTGAGGTCCGAAATGGCTGTATCATCCTGGATGTAAGACTTCCCAATATAGGTGGGCTGGAATTGCAGGAAAGCCTTACCCAAAATAACAATTTATTACCGGTTATTTTCATTACCGCCCACGGCGATATTGAAATGGCCGTCAGAGCAATGAAAATCGGTGCCTTTGATTTTATTCCCAAGCCTTTCAACAATCAGCAGTTATTGGCGGCTGTGCAGAAATCATTTGCTGCCATTCCTTTATGTAATAATGTTACCCAATTTAAAGACAATATGATGAAACTAACCCCACGTGAAAAAGAAGTCCTGGGGTATGTAATTAATGGGAAAATGAATAAGGAAATTGGTTATACCCTTAATATTGCGCTATCAACAGTGGAAATACACCGTGCGAATATCATGCGAAAACTGGGAATGAAAAACCTTGCTGAATTAATAAATTATTATTTGCTGACGCGTCAGGTTAGCAACAACAATCTGGTGGGCTCCTGTAATTAA
- a CDS encoding ferritin-like domain-containing protein produces MMKEKGHETIPYNLQEIRADAKNSLQDGAVTCDYPLDLTQACKLLNDALATEILCVLRYRHHQIIAKGIDYIQVAAEFEEHAQQEEQHMLMIAERINQLGGDPDFHPANIIARSATEFGTSNDLRGMIEEDLVAERIAIMVYRKLIAWFGQADPTTRRMLEVILEEEEDHANDLADLLALTH; encoded by the coding sequence ATGATGAAAGAAAAAGGACATGAAACCATTCCCTATAATCTTCAGGAAATAAGAGCCGACGCAAAAAATAGCCTCCAGGATGGGGCAGTGACCTGTGATTACCCGCTGGATTTAACACAGGCCTGCAAGTTGTTGAATGATGCTCTGGCGACCGAGATTTTATGCGTTCTGCGTTATCGTCATCATCAGATAATTGCAAAAGGCATTGATTATATTCAAGTGGCTGCGGAGTTCGAAGAGCATGCCCAGCAGGAAGAGCAGCATATGCTGATGATTGCAGAGCGTATTAATCAGCTGGGTGGTGATCCTGATTTTCACCCGGCTAATATCATTGCGCGCTCAGCAACAGAGTTTGGTACCAGCAACGATTTGCGCGGGATGATTGAAGAGGATCTGGTTGCGGAACGCATTGCAATTATGGTTTATCGCAAGTTGATTGCTTGGTTTGGACAGGCAGATCCCACCACTCGCCGAATGCTGGAAGTCATTCTGGAGGAAGAGGAAGATCATGCGAATGATTTGGCGGATTTACTGGCGCTGACCCATTAA
- a CDS encoding cold-shock protein, protein MTDKIKGTVKWFNAKKGYGFIIANNEDYFVHFREIQCSGFRTLLEGSEVTFIAQESDKGPQALNVEPLNNQAAN, encoded by the coding sequence ATGACAGATAAAATTAAAGGGACGGTTAAATGGTTTAATGCGAAAAAAGGCTATGGATTTATCATTGCCAATAACGAGGATTATTTTGTTCATTTCCGCGAAATCCAATGCAGTGGTTTTCGGACGTTACTGGAAGGTTCCGAAGTTACATTTATAGCGCAGGAAAGCGATAAAGGTCCTCAAGCACTGAACGTTGAACCGCTGAACAATCAAGCTGCCAATTAA
- a CDS encoding Na+/H+ antiporter, with protein MESMLTCLVLLFILVISGVVSRLLPSLPSPLVQIALGAIASCLSPNFYIGFNPELFMLLFIPPLLFSDSWHFPKREFLSNTRPIIMLSIGLVFFTVAGMGYLLHWLEPSIPLAACFALAAALSPTDAVSLKSMTSKTGMPERLRHILQGEALLNDASGLVSFKFSVTAMLTGFFSFTNATASLLLVGLGGIIIGILLTYIFIAALGQLSRRSANETATENLLLLLLPYAAYLAAEHLGCSGIIAAVAAGFTLDHAGFLDKTMAIMRIEGRFVWGMLETTLNGIIFILLGLYLPNSFKIIAYTGTSLSNCFLIIGIITLSLIALRALWIYLTLPFEAMIARRRQSEWKIPNLKIVTAIAFGGIRGAIALAAILSLPTWMPDGSPFPMRDLLISVVVGVVLCSLLLSAIVLPLIVPTLRSLIIESPDDEEFQARIAAAQAGIQAIEQELQQLAENLNEEEFNLCTQVGKTLTASLSQFVSSSVGGENEKMASLKALDFEESLRLAALEGARKELRQLRKKGRINNSTMIGIIHLLDIRQLSLVDNYRRSQLQKK; from the coding sequence ATGGAAAGCATGTTAACTTGTCTTGTTCTCTTGTTTATCCTGGTTATTTCCGGAGTTGTTTCCAGGCTGCTACCCTCACTGCCCTCCCCTTTGGTTCAAATTGCCCTTGGCGCCATCGCCAGCTGCCTCTCCCCCAATTTTTATATTGGCTTCAATCCCGAATTATTCATGCTTTTATTTATTCCACCTCTCTTATTCAGTGATAGCTGGCATTTCCCGAAGCGAGAATTTTTGTCCAACACCCGCCCCATCATTATGCTCTCTATTGGCCTGGTGTTCTTCACTGTTGCGGGAATGGGCTATCTGCTCCATTGGCTTGAGCCTTCCATTCCTTTAGCCGCCTGCTTTGCACTGGCTGCGGCATTATCGCCAACAGATGCGGTTTCACTAAAATCAATGACAAGCAAAACGGGCATGCCAGAGCGTCTTCGTCATATTCTGCAAGGCGAAGCCCTGCTGAATGACGCTTCCGGCCTGGTTTCATTCAAATTTTCTGTAACGGCAATGCTTACCGGTTTCTTTTCCTTTACTAATGCTACTGCCAGTCTTTTGCTGGTAGGCTTGGGAGGGATTATTATCGGAATCCTGCTGACCTATATATTCATTGCCGCATTGGGACAATTAAGCCGCAGAAGCGCCAATGAAACAGCGACTGAAAACCTCTTACTTTTACTTCTGCCTTATGCCGCTTATCTGGCTGCCGAACATTTGGGTTGTTCGGGCATTATTGCTGCGGTTGCAGCCGGATTTACCCTGGATCATGCCGGTTTTCTTGATAAAACCATGGCGATTATGCGGATTGAGGGACGCTTCGTCTGGGGCATGCTGGAAACGACATTGAACGGCATTATCTTTATTTTATTAGGATTATATCTGCCTAACTCCTTTAAAATTATCGCCTATACCGGAACCAGCTTATCAAATTGCTTTCTGATAATCGGCATTATCACCCTATCGCTGATTGCGCTCAGAGCCCTATGGATTTATCTGACGCTTCCATTTGAGGCGATGATTGCCAGGCGTAGACAATCCGAATGGAAAATCCCAAATCTCAAAATCGTAACAGCGATAGCCTTTGGCGGAATCCGCGGCGCGATTGCCCTGGCAGCCATTCTATCATTACCCACCTGGATGCCTGACGGCTCCCCCTTCCCCATGAGGGATTTATTAATTAGCGTCGTTGTCGGCGTGGTTCTCTGCTCTTTATTATTGAGCGCGATTGTATTGCCTTTGATTGTGCCAACGCTGCGCTCCCTGATTATTGAATCACCGGACGATGAAGAGTTCCAGGCAAGAATTGCTGCAGCGCAGGCCGGCATTCAGGCTATTGAACAAGAATTGCAGCAGCTGGCCGAAAATTTAAATGAAGAAGAGTTTAACTTATGCACCCAGGTAGGAAAAACACTCACCGCCTCCCTTAGCCAATTCGTATCCTCCAGTGTAGGCGGAGAAAATGAAAAAATGGCCAGCCTCAAAGCCCTGGATTTTGAAGAATCATTACGCCTTGCCGCACTGGAGGGCGCTAGAAAAGAGTTACGCCAGCTTCGGAAAAAGGGAAGAATTAATAATTCCACAATGATCGGCATTATCCACTTGCTGGATATACGGCAACTATCGTTGGTGGATAATTACAGACGTTCCCAGTTACAGAAAAAATAA